The nucleotide window AAGTTCAAAAATGGAAGTAATTATTCATTATTAAATTTGTTAGTAAAAAAAGTACAAAGTACTTTTTAAAGGGTACCAAAAGAGATTTTGTGCCTTTTTTCTGAGATTGTAATGATGCCCTAACAACCACCTACACATATGAGACTAAAATACACCATTGGTTGAGTGTTATCAGATTTCTGATAAGAAATCAACTAATTTAATTATAGTTATCAAAACTGTACATTGCCCTTTCTGAACTTTACTCTGAACATTAGTCCAAAGTTGATGCATAAGCAGAATCAGAAGTATCTGATCACTCTCAGAACACTCACTGTCCATACAATGTTGTAGGTGCTGTTTTTCTGAGAGTAATAACATAATGTCTTGTATTGTTGTTGTCAGGCTTGAGGACAGAAGTCAACTATAACCAGTATGTCAGTCAAAAATTAGTCACTTGGTGGCAGTGTTGTCTTTAGAAATAAGTaacaaagactttttaaaaagcCTTTGTAACAGTTTATGTGTCTGGATATGAAATGTGATAAATTATGTGGGTTCAAAGATCACTTGAAATGTCAGTTTGTCATATTATACATTACACGCACACACATTTGGGTTCTGTGTTTTACATGGATATTTATATTCGAACAAAcatatgtttgtttttatttttacataaaacaaaaatatatatacaacaaATTTTAGTATAGTGGTCTGTAATTCAACAAAAGAGAAAATTTGGTAAAGATCTAAATATTAGGCACATATTCAGCAGTAGTTAAATAATGCACAAAGAAACTAATACTGTACAGAGTTCAAAAATTGCAATGAACAACAGTCTATACTACAAAAATCCATAATTTACAGAATaaaggtaaaacaatgttttacagCTTTATGCTATGTCTACTCCAATGAACAGTTCAGGAGAGATCATCTTATTAGTCATTTACAATGCAGGAtgtcaataaaattaaaataataattcataaaatgagaaacataaaaataaattattcagaGAGCCAACAATATTCATACTATACGATGCTAGATTAGGaacaataaattacaaataacagatttttttctACTTACAGTAAGACCTACTCAATTGTCACAATCAATTAAGAAAAGCTCATTTTATGTAATCATGTTACTATGTAACGATAGCCTTGTTTACAGAATGTCTGTAAAAAATCTAATACAATTAGCAATAATACAATAAAGACCACAGGTTAGCACAGGATTATGAAGAAAAATGCTGATTTCTCTTTTTATATCTTTCACACATATAtctttacaaaaaattatttctGATGTCCATTTTAGGTAGACTTCTCATGGATGAAAAGCCCATGCAGGTCCATGTGAATAGCAGTATCAATGGTAGCGCGAGCAATCTCTTTAAAGGACTTAGCATCTAGGACCACCAGGAAAGGAGGCTTTTGGGGATTAAACGAAACCACAGAAGACAGGATAACAcctaaaaaagattttaaaaaatcactTATGTATTGTCAAGACAGCATGATTACAAAAGCTTTGCTTTAATATTAAGCTACCTAATCATCATGGAACATCACAACTGACCAATGTGGTTCACTCTACATAGGCAGTATCTCCATGTGTCACACAAATAGACCTAGAGACATAACTTGTAATTGATTTAAAAAGTTACATTAAGACAATTCTGAACAGTTTCAGCATGTTATTCAGAGGTGTCATGTCTGTATTTGGTGGCTGGCTAACGCTGAGCCagactgccctccaaaggcaaagtgcagtaactatgcatcttgaatgacaagggggtgagtacattatatgtaactttttgttctgaaagtgaactactcctttaattcaattttgaacaaatgtgtagttactgcactttgcctttggagggcagcgaGAGACAGATGCTCTGTTAAACTTATGAATACAATGGGCAATCAGAGGCATTCAGATGAGTCATGGCTGATACATGGTGTTTTGTTCAAGGTGCCTGCTTGCTGACTGAATTCTGCTCTCAGGCAATTTCTCATCAGAAACAGCAAGTGCAGAAGTGCGTATAACGTAAATAAGAGATTTATTTCACAGTGCAAACAGCTTCAGTGAGAgtttttgagagtaaagtcttGATAATAAATGATAatgttctttgataatgtaaatgtcaTTCGCTGTGATTCTGTACAGTGTTATAATTAGTAATTTACAACGTTTTTTATTAAATTGCATTGAATACCGtcgtataaaaatattttatggcaTGACACCAATATGTGGTACTTAAAGGTGACATAGAATGCATTGACATTGAAATAGTTttcaagtccatttacaaccctaggatttgtccctagaatgaaatggtctgttattaccttatttggaatgtttatgaataaaaattatgagctctgctctgactggatgtttcacagagcggctcatttagctctcacacatggaggaaaatatatatttcattacGGAGCTCGAGCCACTATTAATATGCAGGGCACTTCCACATTCCATAGAAATTTggcaaaaaataattatatttataatgtttttctaAAATACTCACCATCATCTTCTTCAACAGCGCCTGGAGATGCTACAAACACTGGCTCAGATGGATAACATTCCTCCTCGATCCACACTTGATGTGTCTTGGTAGCTATGTCCACTTTTGCAATCTGTAAGTGGTGATATTgctaaattattgatttttttttttttttttttggtgtcagCAATGGCAAGGTAATAGGTTTGAATAAATGCAAATGTCCagaattcttgaaatatttaccTTGCTTGGATATGGTGACCACTCCACCCTGGTGCCATAGAAGTACCTGTATTTCTTACTGTTAAATTTGTAGTTGATTCCTGGTAATTCTAAACCTGTACGTATACAAAAAACAATggtcaaaataaaaattaaaaaaaaaattgaaattaaaaaaggATAAAATTCTGAATATAAGAATCACCTTCAAAAATAGTGTCAGGAGTGCAGTAGATGGAGCCGTCCTGCTTCAGCACTGCTGTTGCTGTTGTGTCCTGCAACTTGACTATGTTGGTTTCTAGTGGACTTTCCTGATAGCATGAGAGAAAAGGTTTGTTGTTCAATGACAAATCGAATGAAAATGAATATGGAATCAGAAATTTGGTCACAATTTAGTTTGATTCTACTCAATAGCTTTGATACAGTTATTTACAGATATATGCTAGAGTTCTTCTGCCAAATGTAAAAACAGGTCAAGAGTTGTGAATTTATGCAACATATTCTGATCAACTATTTAATTCCATAATGACTTGAATTTGAATTATTTTCAGAATAATGCATTTGCATTTGAGATTTCTTTTGTTTTACCTGGTCTATGTTCAGTGGAAGGACAAACCGTTGACACGTTGGTCGAGAGAAGTCCTTGTTGGTCTCTATAAACTTGTCAACATCTTTCTTCATGTTGTGTATGTAGAACATATCGTACAGATTACTGTCCTGGTATGTGATCAGGTCAAATACAACATGGCCATTTTCCTCATAAGCATTGATGTGATGAAAGATGACAAATGGGTCTGCGTAGTACTTTGTGTTCACAGTTTTCCCAGTCTTCCTATTGACCAGATGGATCAGTGTCTATGTGGTGATCAAAATCAACAGCTGTTAGACTATTTTGATGAATGAATGAAGTACTGTTTTACACAAAACAGAAGACATTTTGCTCACAATGTCATCTTTGTCATATTTCAGGCAACTGCCCCAGTTGACATCTCTGAAGTAAGCCGTGGCCAGTTTGAGGATATCCAGCTTGAAGGCCTGTTCCACAAAGATAATGTAGTTCTCCGTCATGCCAAAGCTGTGGAAGTAGCTCGGGTACAAGGTGGAGCGGAAAGGAATGGAACAAATTTGTTCCACCTTGCTGAGGGCTGGCTGCTTCTTCTCTTTATCTGAAATAAGAAACGTGCACATTgtgtagtttttttattttgaaatatggcCCCTCATTTGGGGTCAAAACTGACTGCAGAAAATaagacattttttgtttttaatgaaatgaaagttTTTAATGAAAGGTTTGATACAAAAAATTGTTTTGTATTTTCATATTTCCTGTTCATTCCCTGCTGGTTTCTTTTGATCATGAAGATCACAAGTCTGACTATTTATATGCCATTTCtaatcatgtttatgtttttcagGGACCAAGCATCAAAGGTGCTTCTTAGGCACCTATAGTTAGTTTagttaggggccaagcacctTTTTCCAAAATTTCATTCATTTTATGCAAATAACTTGAACCGTAAGACACAGAAGGAAAatctgattccttggctcatgccgagtcaaatggacaccaaaaaaaatttttaaatcatGGGGTTTAATTTTTTCGCTATTTTTAATAGTGCGTAAAACCTACATTTTCAAActcatcctagacggtttgtctgatttttaccaaaattggctcagatcatcttcagaccatgctggcaaaaagttatggaattcaagttgattagtcaaattGTTCTGGAATAACGTGCAAACAAATTCTACAAAAAGcgcacaaaaatggatgtgagacTACATCTCCGCAATGTATTGTATATGtggtgtattgagaccaaacttgctatgtgctataacaagcatgacctaaggctacctgcagtgtttcggtgCAGTGCTACcaagtggtcaggagatatgaaaaatggctatttttgcatATAACTTCGCAATGGTTTGACCAAAATTgacaaaactggtctctttagattcggtGGAGCAGACCCACCCatatcagccattttgggtgtacGAACGCATTAACATATTGACAATTTTCATCTAATTTGACTccgatcatcttcagaccatccTGGCAAAAATTTATGGATTTTCGATTTCGATTTTCGATTAGCGCAACGacaaatttgctgaaaagatgctaaaactgcatctgaggctgtatctctgcaaagctttaacATATTGACACCAGATGTTGTATGTGCAATTGACACCTCTCACTGACCATGCCACATCAGTTTGGTAAAaacgccacctattggtcagAAGTAATACACTATTCGTTAAACAATAATAAtgcaatttccaaaaatgctaataacttttgtttGCATTAGCCTACTGTAACAAAACTGTAACTGGTATTGTGTTgtaactggtctcaaaatattatacatatatacatactaaTTATGCAACTATTCCGTTGGCTgaacttcctgtccaccatttCAATTATGTAGAAAACAAACTTTTTCTAATTCCTCCTAGACAGTTTATCTGATTGTCATCAAAATTGagttagatcatcttcagactatgctgacaaaaagttatggcaCCCCTTAGAACTGCTTGCGGAAAAGTtgtaaaatttggcacacagatggACAGTCTTAATATTAAccagtctctaactcaaactctctagggtgccaataggccaaatttgcactcatatttctgctaataacttttgaactgtaaggtCTGGAAGCGAAATAGGTGATTCTTtggctcatgccgagtcgaatgcaTACCAAAATCAAAATTTCTACAGTTGCAAGTTTTTTTGTGTTGGAATTTTGAATTTAACGAATTCAAAAAAATCTTGTTAAGTGTTATACCAAGCAACACCTGAGGGCACATGAGTAGTTTCGGCACAGGGACACCTACTGTTCAAAAGATATAAAACgttgacatttttgtttatagtttttgaacagtttgaCAAAATCATAAGAGTGATCTCGTAGCATACCGAATCAAACAATACCAATTTTTTCCTATGTTTTGAGCAAGGACCATTTCAAATGTTGTGGTAAAATGCAGTATTTTTCAAATGCTTTAATGTATTATTAAGAATTGTATGAATCTTATTGAATAGATAGAAGATAGTCTCAACCACAGCAAAATAATTTTTTCTTCTGATTCTTTGGCTCATATGGATTTTATCATTTCTGTGGTGaagatttttcacaattttgaattttctGAAATATCTACTTTTTTGAACTCACTTTGTtaaattttcaccaaaatcatcTTCAAAGCATTGTAGCAAAAATGtatcaaaagctttttaatatacTAAACCATTTCCGTAAAGTTTTTGAAGTTTGTGCAAAAAGGGTCATGAGGCTATATCTTCGCAAGGCTTTAGTGGATTCTAACCAAATTTGGTATGTCaaaacaagcatgacctgaggctagtTTTGGCACAGCAATAGATATAAAATATTGACATTTCTGCCTAAAAATTCTGACCAGTTTGGCTGAAATCATAAGACTGGTCTCATTAGATTCAGAACAGTGTAAAATTTTCTCCTATGTTGGCCTTTTTCGGTGTAGGCCATTTTGGGATAAATGTCTTTAACAGAGATTTTCAACCTtgctcctggagagctaccaTACTGTACCATTGCTGCTTGTCACAACTGTCATTTAATAAATACAAAACGTAAAATATTTCTGTCTAAACCCTACACAAAATGGTTGAAGACAAGCTTTAACATGGTCAACAGAATAATACATATTTCTCTTGTTACCTGTGGCATTTGCGGGCACCTTGAAAATAACATATTTCGGTTTGCCGAAGTTCATAATGGCAGTGCCCATGTTGTACGTGTTCCCGTCTTCATCGTAGTGAGGGTGTGCAGTTGCCAAGTTAATGGCAATGTGGTTTCTGTAGTTAGTCTGAAATTATAATAAAAGACCATTTATCTGCAACATTCGGCATCAAAAAAACATCTTGAGATGTGGCtgataaacaaaacaataaatgcatgaatgaatAGATCTGGACTCACTCTTCCTAACGTTTCGAGTGACACTGGGTCAATTCGGTTAATGTAGTTGACCTCTGATGATGCATAATAATCTTCACCATATTTAATGATGTTAATGAGATTATTATCTGTGAAATCTGGAATGGCGTTCATCAAGTAACTGAAGGCTCTACAAAATAATATTAAGCATTTAACCAGGTCATTCTGGGTGGATTCTTAATACAACATCAGTAGGTCCAGAAGAAATTATCATTTACTTGGAGAATATGTTTTTGCAGGGATCTGGATAAACCATAGTCCCGAATTCAGACACAACAATCCTATTGGCAGCTATGTTCTTCTTGTACGTTTTACTTTTCAAGAATTTACTTCTGTAAAATACTTGTcctgaaaaaaagagaaagtttTATTGTTTGTTAAGTCTAGGACTGCACTTTCCATAAATGTGATTTAATAGGTACTTTCTTTTCCAACTTACCATCTTTGAATGTGAAACTGTGAATGAGTGACATTCCATCAAACCAGTGTTTGTATGAAGTGTTACCAACTGAGAACAGACCAGGACCATTTCGCAAAAGTGTCCCCTGAAGCCATGGTGGGATAAAGCCTAAGAAAAAACAGACCACTTAATGTGTGAATTTTGACATTGGGGTCAATGAGGCTTTCAGCAAATCTATGAAAAGTATATTAATTCACTGAGGCAAAATGGtacaaaattacaatatttagaaggatacataataaaatgtacatttcgCAATGCAATAAGTTCAGTTGTTTGTCCTAATTGTGAAATTTGGCATACTGGGTGGGTTTCAATGTGGTAAGTCTCTCAAACCCTCTAGGGTCactgacaatttaaaaaaatcatgtaCATTTTACCTAATAACTTTAGAACCAAGTAGTCCTGAAGCTAATGATTTTTCCTCTGCTCTTTTGGCCCATGGGCCAAACTTTTCTGCAACCAATTTTTCCAATATCCCATAATAAGTAGAAACAtctcattttatatttatattgttaaaTAATATTGCTAGTAGTTGCCATATGagttttaaagcaattttaaatattgtattatttatgAAAAATCCTGTACTGATGCCTTCAACAGAAATATATATCATTGATAAACAACCTCATTGCTCATGGTAGGTAAATCTGTCTTTACAGGCTAATCCATAAGAATTTAAAGTTAATAGGCTACTCCTATAGTGAAAGTGAAACAGACTCTAGCACTTTTAAGATATGAAAAGTATTGCTATGCTGTTCTgaatttaaaacgtttaaataaagACATAAAGACTATAAAGTCATATCTGCATACATCTGTCACCATAGTTTTTGCATGTTtcaataaaatgcaaatattttaacTGTTTCCAGTGTACTAAAAAAAACTGTCAAACACGTActtcattgtttttatttgttatattttagcTATCTGATTATTACCAAACTAAAGTTTTTCTTCCAGCTCAGTTCCCTCCAAACACTCACTTACTAATTCATGGTCATGGT belongs to Garra rufa chromosome 3, GarRuf1.0, whole genome shotgun sequence and includes:
- the bco1l gene encoding beta,beta-carotene 15,15'-dioxygenase, whose translation is MSVKAQLQLSMLSFFWRNGVEKPEPLKADVTGFIPPWLQGTLLRNGPGLFSVGNTSYKHWFDGMSLIHSFTFKDGQVFYRSKFLKSKTYKKNIAANRIVVSEFGTMVYPDPCKNIFSKAFSYLMNAIPDFTDNNLINIIKYGEDYYASSEVNYINRIDPVSLETLGRTNYRNHIAINLATAHPHYDEDGNTYNMGTAIMNFGKPKYVIFKVPANATDKEKKQPALSKVEQICSIPFRSTLYPSYFHSFGMTENYIIFVEQAFKLDILKLATAYFRDVNWGSCLKYDKDDITLIHLVNRKTGKTVNTKYYADPFVIFHHINAYEENGHVVFDLITYQDSNLYDMFYIHNMKKDVDKFIETNKDFSRPTCQRFVLPLNIDQESPLETNIVKLQDTTATAVLKQDGSIYCTPDTIFEGLELPGINYKFNSKKYRYFYGTRVEWSPYPSKIAKVDIATKTHQVWIEEECYPSEPVFVASPGAVEEDDGVILSSVVSFNPQKPPFLVVLDAKSFKEIARATIDTAIHMDLHGLFIHEKST